ACCGGCAAAAATAAAAGCCTTCACTATGAACCAGAGCACGAGAAAGCGAATGCTGCCGCATATATTCAGCTTGAAACCGAACTGCGCAAGGCGATCCAGGAGGATCAGCTTACGCTCTATTATCAACCGCGACTAGAACTGTCCACTGGCCAAATTATTTGTTTGGAAGCACTGGTCAGATGGAATCATCCCGTGCATGGTATTATTCCTCCGGGAGAGTTCATTCCGCTTGCTGAGGAGAGCGGCTTGATTTTGCCGCTTGGAGAATGGGTACTCAGACACGCCTGCATGCAGAAGAAAAAATGGCTGGAAGCCGGTATCATTAACTACCAGCTAGCTGTCAATATTTCCCCCTGCCAGTTCCAGGAGCACGACTTTGCCGATAAGGTCATCCGCGTCATCGATCAAATGCACATTGATCCCAGCTTTCTCGAATTCGAAATTACGGAAAGCACCATCATGCACAACATGGATAAAACGGTTTCCATCCTGGAGAGGCTCTGTGATTATGGAATCTCCATCTCCATCGATGACTTCGGAATCGGCTACTCTTCGCTCAGCTACTTAAAGCATTTTCCGATCAATTGTTTGAAAATAGACAGGTCCTTTGTCAAAAACATTCATAATAACCATAGTGATTTGGCCATTACACATGCCATCATTCATCTCGGTCACACCCTCAATCTCCAGGTCGTCGCTGAAGGAGTTGAAGAACTCAGCCAGCTGGAAATCCTGCGCGAAACCAAATGCAACACGATTCAAGGCTACCTGCTTAGCCCGCCGATCTCGGCACAAGAGCTAGAGCTGCTCATTGCTTGCAAAGCCTTGTCGCTGCGACAGGATGATGAACCCCGCGAAGAATGCAGCTGATCACCGGTTTTTAGGCTTTACTCTTCCGTTCGATTTGGCATACTGCATCACCTTGGCATAGACGCGCTTATCTCTCAGTCTCCGAAAGATATACGGGTCAGGTGACGTGTTCACCTCTAATATCCATGGATGAAGCTTATGATCAATCGCCACATCCACACCAATTTCATTCACTCCCTTAAATCGGGACTGCATGGCCTTTGCAGCGTGCAGTCCTATCAATTGGAGCCTATGCATCAGCTTTTTACTCTCTCTATCCGCCATATATCCCTGCAGCAGCAGCCCCGGGTCCTTGAGAGCTCCTCCGTTATGAAAGTTCGTTACAATCTTGCGAGGGTGCGCTACCCGACCAATAATTCCCGTAGTTTCCCACTCCTGTACAGGACTCTGTTGAACCATCACCCGGATATCAAAGCGATTTCCCTTGTAGGTCAGCAGCTCGATCCCTCTTTGAACCAAATAACGGCGCTTACCGATCAATTTACGAATAGATCTATACATATCGACAAAACGCCCAAAGCTTCTTGGCGTCTCGCCTTCCTGATAGAAGTAAGATTGGTCCTGCCGACCCTTATGCCATTCCACACGCATGACACCATTACCGAACATACCGCTGTCCGGCTTGATGTAAACCATTCGATGCTTATGAAGCATCTGTTTGAGTGTCCGGTAGGTCATCCGCTTTGTGAGAGGGATATAGGTTTCCAACCTGCTTGCGGTTTGAATAGCCTTGGTTTTGGCCCATTTGCTGTTAATATGCCTGCGTAAAATCTTGCTCATGAAGAACCCTCCCGCTTCTTCCTGTAACATGCAGCGAGCGTGCGTGCTGTCGCTTGCCAGCTGAACCGCTTAACCGCATCGATCCGAGCCTGCCTGGCTAGTTTCCCGGCCCATGCCCGGTTATGTGCAACAGCTACAATACTTTTGGCAAAAGCTTGCGGCCTCCGATAAGCTTTTACAGCGATTCCGCTGCGCCCATGCTTGATAATTTCCTTGATGCCTCCATTAGCCGAAGCGATGACAGGCAGGCCGGATGCCATAGCTTCCACATTGACAAGCCCGAACGCTTCATGCTTCTGGGATGGACATACGAAGCAATCCGCCAGCCAATAGATGTGGTGCACCTTACCGTGGGGCACATTCCCTAAGAATCGAAGCGGCACAGAAAGCCTCTTGGCCTCTCTTCTCAATTGAGCCTTATAGCCCTTCCTATGCTCTGACCCGGCAATCAGGAGCTTCGCTCCGGGAACCTGCTTTCTTGCCATATGCATGGCTTTAATTAATACCGGAATTCCTTTTCTTCGAATAATCCGCCCTGCAAAGAGTACCTGAAATCCTCCGTTTACGTCCATTTCCCGGCGAATTTTGGCTTTCTCAGCAGCACTAGCCGGCCTGAATCTGGATACATCCGTACCAAGATATACTCGCTTTATTTTGTGACGCGAAGTCGGAAACATCGCGCTCAGCCTCTTTTTCAAAGAAGCGCTGTTTGCGATGATCCTGTCTACCTCAGCCAGCCATTCGGCGGCATTGCTTCGAGATGCGTGAGGTTGCTGGACGAACGTTAATGAATGAAGAAACAGGGAGACCGGTGTTTTTCCGGCTTTTCGTTTAATCAGAGCAGCGTATCGGGGACGATTATCGACTTGAATCCAGTCGTAGGATGTCCCCTTTATCGCCCGAAGAACGGACTTTAGGTAGATATCGGATGAGCCGCTTGCCACCCGCTTGATGGTCAAAGCCCCCCGTTTTGTCACCTGTGAGTATCGGGGATGAGTCCTGCTGATGACCGTCACCTGATGGTGCTTCGCCAACTCGCGGGCGATAGCGTAGATGCATATCTCCACCGAGCCTCCCTTGAGGGGCGGCACCGGAATTTGTTCAGGAGCTACAATAAGAATCTTCACGTGAGTAAGTCACATCCTTTAAGGATTTAGACTGAATCCGTACCTATAGTATGAGTGCTCATCAAGATTTGCGACAAGAATGGCAGTTTGACCTGTAGCTGCAAAAAAAAGAGACCGCAAACCAAGCTCACTAGCTTGGTGCGGTCTCTTTTTTTGGCTGATATTGTTAATTAGCTACTAGTGCGTAATCAGCTGACTACCCTCTGATTTGGCTGTCGTTGGCTGGTATCAACTGTTAAGGCGCATTGGTTAAAAACTGGGCGTTCGGATTTTTCTCCATGGAGGATCGTAACGCATATTCGCTTTCAAACAGCGCAACGTAGTTGCCTTTTTTATCCTTCACGAGCTGGGAATTGATCCGGAACTTACCGGGATCGATCTTCTCGTCGATAATCCATCTGGCGAATTGATAGTTCTGTCTTTGCAGCAGGATATCCACGCCGTATTCGTTCTTCATCCGATGCTCCAACACCTCGAACTGCAGCTGGCCTACGACGCCAAGAATCATATCTTCGAAGCCGATCGTCGTAAAGACCTGAATCATCCCTTCCTCCGTCAGCTGGTCGATGCCTTTCAGGAACTGCTTTTGCTTGAGCGCGTTCTTGATCGAGACCTTGCTGAAAAGCTCCGGCGAGAACGTCGGCAGCTCGTCAAACACGATTTCCTCACCTTGGCTCAGCGAATCGCCGATGCGGAAGATCCCCGGGTCGAAGAGCCCGATGATATCTCCTGCGAAA
This genomic window from Paenibacillus hexagrammi contains:
- a CDS encoding putative bifunctional diguanylate cyclase/phosphodiesterase, which translates into the protein MKFIRKLFRSFSSMADETTFVTKEAKEAHYSGSPPDYAHLRIHDRNVLRNLLVSSLQLLYRENYTPICSLLLLDIDRFRHINLSLGYASGDQLLKEIADRLLVANDRRLVIQTGDDEFVLLLHADNQQELTANIDRIQQVFLEPFCMDSQSCYVNASVGISQVDLEEHSVDLALKQADLALRAAKNTGKNKSLHYEPEHEKANAAAYIQLETELRKAIQEDQLTLYYQPRLELSTGQIICLEALVRWNHPVHGIIPPGEFIPLAEESGLILPLGEWVLRHACMQKKKWLEAGIINYQLAVNISPCQFQEHDFADKVIRVIDQMHIDPSFLEFEITESTIMHNMDKTVSILERLCDYGISISIDDFGIGYSSLSYLKHFPINCLKIDRSFVKNIHNNHSDLAITHAIIHLGHTLNLQVVAEGVEELSQLEILRETKCNTIQGYLLSPPISAQELELLIACKALSLRQDDEPREECS
- a CDS encoding glycosyltransferase family 4 protein; the protein is MKILIVAPEQIPVPPLKGGSVEICIYAIARELAKHHQVTVISRTHPRYSQVTKRGALTIKRVASGSSDIYLKSVLRAIKGTSYDWIQVDNRPRYAALIKRKAGKTPVSLFLHSLTFVQQPHASRSNAAEWLAEVDRIIANSASLKKRLSAMFPTSRHKIKRVYLGTDVSRFRPASAAEKAKIRREMDVNGGFQVLFAGRIIRRKGIPVLIKAMHMARKQVPGAKLLIAGSEHRKGYKAQLRREAKRLSVPLRFLGNVPHGKVHHIYWLADCFVCPSQKHEAFGLVNVEAMASGLPVIASANGGIKEIIKHGRSGIAVKAYRRPQAFAKSIVAVAHNRAWAGKLARQARIDAVKRFSWQATARTLAACYRKKREGSS
- a CDS encoding YheC/YheD family protein, encoding MSKILRRHINSKWAKTKAIQTASRLETYIPLTKRMTYRTLKQMLHKHRMVYIKPDSGMFGNGVMRVEWHKGRQDQSYFYQEGETPRSFGRFVDMYRSIRKLIGKRRYLVQRGIELLTYKGNRFDIRVMVQQSPVQEWETTGIIGRVAHPRKIVTNFHNGGALKDPGLLLQGYMADRESKKLMHRLQLIGLHAAKAMQSRFKGVNEIGVDVAIDHKLHPWILEVNTSPDPYIFRRLRDKRVYAKVMQYAKSNGRVKPKNR